The Halobellus sp. MBLA0158 genome has a window encoding:
- a CDS encoding TVP38/TMEM64 family protein gives MDHSRLRARVVAGAALAVVAAAALVVSPDIVFARAAWLAAEPIRLVAAAVVLAAIRPLVAWPTTLLAVFLGYGLGVAGFPLALALVTLTSVPPFLLAKRYGRIGAAADAGEAFVDRTGDLRSVVASRFVPAPSDVVSVAAGVAGVRLPTFLLGTAIGEIPWVAAGVLAGASAERLTAGAVAGAVDPRVVAVAGLLAVALLGPTAYGWYRERGHES, from the coding sequence ATGGATCACAGCCGACTCCGGGCGCGGGTCGTCGCCGGCGCGGCGCTCGCTGTCGTCGCCGCCGCCGCGCTCGTCGTCTCGCCCGACATCGTCTTCGCGCGGGCGGCGTGGCTGGCCGCGGAGCCGATCCGACTCGTCGCCGCGGCGGTCGTCCTCGCGGCGATCCGGCCGCTCGTGGCGTGGCCGACGACGCTGCTCGCCGTCTTCCTGGGATACGGCCTGGGCGTCGCCGGCTTCCCGCTCGCGCTGGCGCTCGTCACGCTGACCAGCGTGCCCCCGTTCCTCCTGGCGAAGCGCTACGGTCGGATCGGCGCCGCCGCGGACGCCGGCGAGGCGTTCGTCGACCGGACCGGCGACCTCCGGAGCGTCGTCGCGAGTCGGTTCGTCCCCGCGCCCTCGGACGTCGTCTCGGTCGCCGCCGGCGTCGCCGGCGTGCGTCTCCCCACGTTCCTCCTGGGGACGGCCATCGGCGAGATCCCGTGGGTCGCCGCCGGCGTCCTCGCGGGCGCGTCCGCGGAGCGACTCACCGCCGGGGCCGTCGCGGGCGCGGTCGACCCCCGCGTCGTCGCGGTCGCCGGACTGCTCGCCGTGGCGCTCCTCGGGCCGACGGCCTACGGGTGGTATCGGGAGCGGGGGCACGAGTCGTAG
- a CDS encoding dCTP deaminase — protein sequence MSGLADAVDGIVHEPTQVSDSAVDLTVAEVYEVHGPGRVDFGGGELTEADVVPHSRTWRDEGDEYQWWHLEAGTYLLEYNESLAGESLSDEALLQPRTEILERGASHPSLRVDTLSRIPLTVGGAGIRLKENARVSTLSEV from the coding sequence ATGTCCGGACTCGCCGACGCGGTCGACGGCATCGTCCACGAACCGACGCAGGTCAGCGACAGCGCGGTCGATCTCACCGTCGCCGAGGTCTACGAGGTCCACGGCCCCGGCCGCGTCGACTTCGGCGGCGGCGAACTCACAGAAGCCGACGTCGTCCCGCACAGCCGGACCTGGCGCGACGAGGGCGACGAGTACCAGTGGTGGCACCTCGAAGCCGGCACGTACCTCCTGGAGTACAACGAGTCCCTGGCGGGGGAGTCGCTGTCGGACGAGGCGCTACTCCAGCCCCGGACCGAGATCCTCGAACGCGGCGCGTCCCATCCGTCGCTTCGGGTGGACACGCTCTCCCGCATCCCGCTCACCGTCGGCGGTGCGGGGATCAGACTCAAGGAGAACGCGCGGGTGTCGACGCTCTCGGAGGTGTAA
- a CDS encoding PAS domain S-box protein produces the protein MDSASARERLYEVFVEATRDDEDPVTRALEIGVDYLDLPIGFFTRIDEGTQEIVRATGDHDRIRPGETCPLDRAYCRETIEREGTLAVQHASESPIDERAIEAFDLGTYIGSKVVVDGEVYGTVCFADHDERNAAFSETEELFLELLANLVGGFVERREYERSLQTRADHLEREKRRFEGIAENSFDIIFRVGPDGRFTYVSSAVERVLGYDPEALTDRPFIEFIAAADVESATAAYARVCEGERVERLELTFLDRTGERVIIEINATPIFDGPDVVGIQGVGRDITTRKARTRELRTKTRAMDEADVGITIADPSRSDLPIVYANEGFERITGYDAESIQGRNCRFLQGEATDGEKIERLAEAIEVEEPVQVELVNYRRDGTPFWNQVQLSPVFDEAGDLSHYLGIQKDVTARKRTATLIRLLNRVLRHNLRNDTTALAGWADVVRRGDAEEVAEAGRRIERISRGLMSVSEHARDLERHASRERDPARLDPATLLSRVAAAAREDHPRARIDVAVETDRGICAGAELRQALAELIENAIKHNPAERPAATVSIRDDGAWIEVVVADDGPGIDEMEAAVVSTGNETALQHSAGLGLWLINWIVTRYGGSFQIEATEGEKVRSDGEAAGTTATVRLPAIDDDASVEDAERGPTVLFR, from the coding sequence ATGGACTCCGCGTCTGCCCGCGAGCGGCTCTACGAGGTCTTCGTGGAAGCAACGCGGGACGACGAGGACCCGGTCACCCGAGCGCTCGAGATCGGCGTCGACTACCTCGACCTCCCGATCGGATTTTTCACCCGGATCGACGAGGGGACCCAAGAGATCGTTCGCGCGACGGGCGATCACGACCGCATCAGGCCGGGCGAGACCTGCCCTCTCGATCGGGCCTACTGTCGGGAGACCATCGAACGCGAGGGGACCCTCGCCGTCCAGCACGCGTCGGAGTCGCCGATCGACGAACGCGCGATCGAGGCCTTCGACCTGGGGACCTACATCGGCTCGAAGGTCGTCGTCGACGGCGAGGTCTACGGGACGGTCTGCTTCGCGGACCACGACGAGCGGAACGCGGCCTTCTCGGAGACCGAAGAGCTGTTTCTGGAACTGCTGGCGAACCTCGTGGGAGGATTCGTCGAGCGCCGGGAGTACGAACGGAGCCTCCAGACCCGGGCCGATCACCTCGAACGGGAGAAACGGCGGTTCGAGGGGATCGCCGAGAACAGCTTCGACATCATCTTCCGCGTCGGTCCGGACGGCCGTTTCACGTACGTCTCCTCCGCCGTCGAGCGCGTTTTGGGCTACGATCCCGAGGCGCTGACCGACCGCCCGTTCATCGAGTTCATCGCCGCCGCCGACGTCGAGAGCGCGACGGCGGCGTACGCTCGCGTTTGCGAGGGCGAGCGCGTCGAGCGGCTCGAACTCACGTTTCTCGACCGGACGGGCGAGCGCGTCATCATCGAGATCAACGCGACGCCGATCTTCGACGGTCCAGACGTCGTCGGGATCCAGGGCGTCGGCCGCGACATCACCACGCGGAAGGCGCGGACCCGCGAGCTCCGGACCAAGACGCGAGCGATGGACGAGGCCGACGTCGGGATCACGATCGCGGACCCGTCCCGGTCGGACCTCCCGATCGTGTACGCCAACGAGGGATTCGAGCGCATCACCGGCTACGACGCCGAGTCGATCCAGGGGCGGAACTGTCGTTTCCTCCAGGGAGAAGCGACCGACGGGGAGAAGATCGAGCGACTCGCAGAGGCCATCGAGGTAGAAGAGCCCGTCCAGGTCGAACTCGTCAACTACCGCCGGGACGGCACGCCCTTCTGGAATCAGGTGCAACTCAGCCCCGTCTTCGACGAGGCGGGGGACCTCTCGCACTACCTGGGCATCCAGAAGGACGTCACCGCCCGCAAGCGGACGGCCACGCTGATCCGCCTGCTCAACCGCGTGCTCCGGCACAACCTCCGCAACGACACGACCGCGCTCGCCGGCTGGGCCGACGTGGTGCGCCGCGGCGATGCCGAGGAGGTCGCCGAGGCCGGACGCCGCATCGAGCGCATCTCCCGCGGGCTGATGAGCGTGAGCGAGCACGCCCGCGACCTCGAACGCCACGCCAGCCGCGAGCGCGATCCGGCGCGGTTGGATCCGGCGACCCTGCTTTCGCGCGTCGCCGCGGCGGCCCGCGAGGACCACCCTCGGGCGAGGATCGACGTCGCGGTCGAGACCGATCGGGGGATCTGCGCGGGGGCCGAACTCCGGCAGGCGCTCGCCGAACTGATCGAGAACGCGATCAAGCACAACCCCGCAGAGCGCCCCGCCGCGACGGTCTCGATCCGCGACGACGGGGCGTGGATCGAGGTCGTCGTCGCCGACGACGGGCCCGGAATCGACGAGATGGAGGCCGCGGTGGTCTCGACGGGCAACGAGACCGCGCTCCAGCACAGCGCCGGCCTCGGGCTGTGGCTGATCAACTGGATCGTCACGCGGTACGGCGGCTCCTTCCAGATCGAGGCGACGGAGGGGGAAAAGGTCCGATCGGACGGGGAGGCCGCCGGCACGACTGCGACGGTTCGGCTCCCGGCGATCGACGACGACGCGTCCGTCGAGGACGCAGAGCGCGGTCCGACGGTCCTGTTCCGGTAG
- a CDS encoding lactate utilization protein, with translation MSQQKADYIDDTDIDTALDQLPDDETIEETVSNLKDRGFDVVVVDDAEEALEAVTGHIPAGASVMNGHSTTLEEIEFIDYLTEGDHEWDALPNEIWSIDDDAERQAARRESQTADYFLGGINAIAQTGELVAADLSGSRIGAYPFAASNVVIVSGVNKIVPTLDDALDRLESVAYPLENERAQEAYGVESAIAKQLIYRRETEEGRTTVVLVRDQLGY, from the coding sequence ATGTCACAGCAGAAAGCCGACTACATCGACGATACCGACATCGACACGGCGCTCGACCAACTCCCCGACGACGAGACGATCGAAGAGACCGTTTCGAACCTCAAAGACCGCGGCTTCGACGTCGTCGTCGTCGACGACGCCGAGGAAGCGCTCGAAGCGGTCACAGGCCACATCCCCGCCGGCGCCTCGGTGATGAACGGCCACTCGACGACGCTCGAAGAGATCGAGTTCATCGACTACCTCACCGAGGGCGACCACGAGTGGGACGCACTCCCCAACGAGATCTGGAGCATCGACGACGACGCGGAGCGACAGGCCGCCCGCCGCGAATCCCAGACCGCGGACTACTTCCTCGGCGGCATCAACGCCATCGCGCAGACGGGCGAGCTCGTCGCCGCGGACCTCTCGGGCAGCCGGATCGGCGCGTACCCCTTCGCGGCGAGCAACGTCGTGATCGTCAGCGGCGTGAACAAGATCGTCCCGACCCTCGACGACGCGCTCGACCGCCTGGAGTCCGTCGCCTACCCCCTCGAAAACGAGCGCGCACAGGAGGCCTACGGCGTCGAGTCCGCGATCGCGAAGCAGCTCATCTACCGCCGCGAGACCGAAGAGGGCCGCACGACGGTCGTTCTCGTCCGCGACCAGCTGGGCTACTGA
- a CDS encoding DUF7827 domain-containing protein, with the protein MSAYRGTNVSVIADSVDADVTIEGSDDDTDSVFVSGSTGPTSKVYVFYSEDRTLGAYDIDVEGTSGTAELTLRDLGLAVSLDDQSVTTEDNIEGTVTARASDRPLTVELLDSSGDVVDDSGATISSAQLNGQGEYDFSYNVSDLDLDAGNYTVRVTDDYSGIDVETETVTVSSAGDDETSFESSVITDQRGDVLEIGVTMESTDYATLSFGTPSQGTVSNVTVHDDDGDDQATVYLNTYNLNNSEQTYAAGASANPWSLDSDSDDEITFANISTRVTDLIDAGEYDLEVRPGESETADSTDVATVVLEERNTTALRSWTAPDGYSVSDLEDINEGLADDEITRTDEIANEDIVIHQLVSSGLEGALDAQANEDVTSEFFDLKNTSANGGVYNLTIEQADPGANQEPKMVNVTEANTTVIADGDNDTYFVVVDTGVERYYDGTSIADDTALEANFTVFNTDSTDFTSEDLDSDEDETRLLEYEVVEPTITVSEPYNVSNAAEQSLGGTTSLAPGTELTLRVRSTDGTSPSFLKTASPVVQADRAWSATFDFSGQSVGDTYDIVVDDGSGGADEVTEEGQVVEVVEAPTTTAAPDTDTATPEPGTDAPDTETATETSAPDTQTSAPATETPTSTPGFGVVVALTALVAAALLAIRRD; encoded by the coding sequence GTGTCTGCCTACCGCGGAACCAATGTCTCGGTCATCGCCGACAGCGTTGACGCGGATGTGACTATCGAAGGAAGTGATGACGATACGGATTCCGTCTTCGTGTCTGGTTCGACCGGTCCTACGAGCAAAGTCTACGTGTTCTACTCCGAGGATCGGACGCTTGGAGCGTATGATATCGATGTCGAAGGAACGTCCGGAACGGCCGAACTGACGCTTCGAGACCTCGGTCTCGCGGTCTCGCTTGACGACCAGTCGGTGACGACCGAGGACAACATCGAGGGCACGGTCACCGCCCGCGCGTCCGACCGGCCGCTGACCGTTGAACTCCTCGACAGCAGCGGTGACGTCGTCGACGACAGCGGGGCGACGATCTCGTCGGCGCAACTCAACGGACAGGGCGAGTACGACTTCAGCTACAACGTCTCGGACCTAGACCTCGACGCCGGCAATTACACGGTCCGCGTGACCGACGACTACTCCGGCATCGACGTCGAAACGGAGACGGTCACGGTGAGCAGCGCCGGCGACGACGAGACCAGCTTCGAGTCCAGCGTCATCACCGATCAGCGCGGTGACGTCCTCGAAATCGGCGTGACGATGGAGAGCACCGACTACGCCACGCTTTCCTTCGGAACGCCGAGTCAGGGGACCGTCTCGAACGTGACTGTCCACGACGACGACGGTGACGATCAGGCGACGGTGTACCTGAACACCTACAACCTCAACAACTCCGAGCAGACCTACGCCGCGGGCGCGAGCGCTAACCCGTGGAGCCTCGATTCGGACAGCGACGACGAGATCACGTTCGCGAACATCTCGACTCGGGTCACCGACCTGATCGACGCGGGCGAGTACGACCTCGAAGTCCGTCCGGGCGAGTCCGAGACGGCTGACTCGACGGACGTCGCGACCGTCGTGCTCGAAGAGCGTAACACGACGGCGCTCCGCTCGTGGACCGCCCCCGACGGGTACAGCGTCTCGGACCTCGAAGACATCAACGAGGGACTGGCCGACGACGAGATCACACGGACTGACGAGATCGCCAACGAGGACATCGTCATCCACCAGCTCGTCTCCTCGGGACTCGAAGGCGCGCTCGACGCGCAGGCCAACGAGGACGTCACGAGCGAGTTCTTCGACCTGAAGAACACGAGCGCCAACGGCGGGGTCTACAACCTCACCATCGAGCAGGCCGACCCCGGCGCGAACCAGGAACCGAAGATGGTCAACGTCACCGAGGCGAACACGACTGTCATCGCCGACGGTGACAACGACACCTACTTCGTGGTCGTCGACACCGGCGTCGAGCGGTACTACGACGGCACGTCGATCGCCGACGACACGGCCCTGGAGGCGAACTTCACCGTCTTCAACACGGATTCGACGGACTTCACCTCCGAGGACCTCGACAGCGACGAGGACGAGACGCGCCTCCTCGAATACGAGGTCGTCGAGCCGACGATCACGGTGAGCGAGCCGTACAACGTCTCGAACGCGGCCGAGCAGAGCCTCGGCGGCACGACGTCGCTCGCTCCCGGAACGGAGCTGACGCTTCGCGTCCGGAGCACCGACGGCACGAGCCCAAGCTTCCTGAAGACCGCCTCGCCGGTCGTCCAGGCCGACCGCGCGTGGAGCGCCACGTTCGACTTCAGCGGGCAGAGCGTCGGCGACACCTACGACATCGTCGTCGACGACGGTAGCGGCGGCGCCGACGAAGTGACCGAAGAAGGTCAGGTCGTGGAAGTCGTCGAGGCGCCGACGACGACCGCGGCGCCCGACACGGACACGGCGACGCCCGAGCCGGGTACGGACGCCCCGGACACCGAGACGGCGACTGAGACGTCGGCGCCCGACACCCAGACGTCGGCGCCGGCGACCGAGACGCCGACCTCGACGCCCGGCTTCGGCGTGGTCGTCGCGCTGACCGCGCTCGTCGCCGCGGCCCTGCTCGCCATCCGGCGAGACTAA